The Haloprofundus salinisoli region CGCCGACGACGACGACGTCGTACTCGTGCGTAGTCATTGGTCGTGACTCTCGCAGGCGGAAGCAAAACTCTTTATTCCCGAACTTGTCCCGTCGACGACGACAGTATTCCTTCTCGCCAACTTCTGCGAAGCGCGAGTCTCAGCCGTACACGGAGTTTTGTTCGCCGACGAAACGACTTACACGACGACCCCAAATACGCCGTTAATTCCTCCGGAGACGTACTTATCTTGTCATGGCTTCGCAAGGACGAACTCCCGCGGACGACCGGCGTTCGACGCTCGTTCCGGAGGCGGTCGACGATTTCGTCGACGCCTTCGGCGGCGATGTACTGCTCCCGTCGGACGAGGGCTACGAGGAGGCACGGAGAGTCTGGAACGGGATGATAGACAGGCGGCCGGCGCTCATCGCCCGCTGCTCGGGGACCGCCGACGTCGTCGAGACGGTGCGGTTCGCCCGCGAGCACGAACTGCCGCTCGCGGTCCGCGGCGGCGGCCACAACGTCGCGGGCACCGCCGTCTGTGACGACGGCGTCGTCGTCGACCTCTCGGCGATGAACGGCGTGTTCGTCGACCCCGACGCGCGACGGGTCCGCGCGCAGGGCGGCGCGACGCTGGGCGACGTGGACCGCGAGACCCAACTGTTCGGCCTCGCGACAGCACTCGGCGTCGTCTCCGAGACCGGTATCGCCGGGCTCACGCTCAACGGCGGGGTCGGCCACCTCCGCCGGAGGTACGGCCTCGCGCTGGACAACCTCGTCTCGGTCGAGCTCGTCACCGCCGACGGGACGGTTCGAACCGCGAGCGAGACGGTGAACCCCGACCTCTTCTGGGCGGTCCGCGGCGGCGGCGGTAACTTCGGCGTCGTCACCGCCTTCGAGTACGAACTTCACGAGGTCGGTCCGGAGGTGTTCGGCCTCTTCGTCTGGTACCGCGGCGACGACGCGAGTACGGCGCTCCGGACCTTCCGTGACTACGCCGCCGACGCCTCCCGCGACGGGAGCGTGCTACCCTTCTACGCGACAGTGCCCGAACTCGACGAGTTCCCCGAGGACGCGTGGGGCGAGTCGACGGTCGTATTCCTCGGCTGTTACGACGGAGCCATCGGAGACGCCGAAGCCGAGTTCGAGGCGCTGCGAACCGTCGCCGACCCGCTGGTCGATTTCAGCGGCGTGATGGAGTACACGGAACTTCAGTCGATGCTCGACGAGGACTTTCCCGACGGCCTCCAGTACTACTGGAAGGCCAGTTACGTGAGGGAACTCACCGACGACGTCGTCGACCTCGTAGTTCGATACGGACGCGAGAGTCCGTCGCCGCTGTCGACGGTCGACATCTGGCATCTTGGCGGCGCTATCTCGGACGTCGCCCCCGACGAGACGGCCTTTTGGCACCGCGGCGCGCCGTTCATGGTCACGTTCGAGGCGAACTGGGAGGACCCAGAGACCGACGATGCGAACGTCGCGTGGGCTCGAAACGGCCTCGCCGAGCTCCGGGAGATGCCCGTCGCCGCCGGCGCGTACGGTAACTTCCCCGGGTTCGGCGAGGACCCCGCTCGGACGCTGTTCGGCGAGAACTACGCCCGGTTGGTCGACGTAAAGCGCGAGTACGACCCGGAGAACCTGTTCAGACTTAACCAGAACGTCGTGCCGGACGGGGCGACCGGAGCCGCTCGATGAGCTCCGGAAACGCGGTGACCCGCGTCGCGTCGAGAGACGGGACCGAAATCGCGTACGAACGAACCGGTGAGGGACCGCCGCTCGTGTTAGTCCACGGGACCGCGGGCGACCGCACCGACTGGCGATTGGTGCTCCCCGGCTTGGCCGAGCAGTTCACCGTGTACGCGCTGGACCGTCGCGGACGCGGCGAGAGCGGCGACTCCGACGAGTACGCGCTCGAACGGGAGTTCGAGGACGTCGCCGCCGTCGTCGACGTGGTCGACGACCCGGTCGTCCTGCTCGGCCACTCCGCCGGAGCGCTCTACTCGCTGGAAGCCGCGCTCCTGACCGACAACCTCGAACGACTGGTGCTCTACGAACCGCCGATTACGGAGGCGGGCGAGAGCCTCGTCCCCGAGGAGACCGTGGCCCGTATCGAGACGCTGCTCTCGGAGGGGGACCGGGAAGCGGCGCTCACGGTGTTTCTGCGC contains the following coding sequences:
- a CDS encoding alpha/beta fold hydrolase — its product is MSSGNAVTRVASRDGTEIAYERTGEGPPLVLVHGTAGDRTDWRLVLPGLAEQFTVYALDRRGRGESGDSDEYALEREFEDVAAVVDVVDDPVVLLGHSAGALYSLEAALLTDNLERLVLYEPPITEAGESLVPEETVARIETLLSEGDREAALTVFLREVAGESQAEIETLKAGPAWDVGIEVAHTVPREVRALDGYRVDPDRFAAFTVPTLLLSGGESPLFMEQATALVDKALPDTRIVTLPGQGHEATNTAPELFVETVVGSLRAPE
- a CDS encoding FAD-binding oxidoreductase; the encoded protein is MASQGRTPADDRRSTLVPEAVDDFVDAFGGDVLLPSDEGYEEARRVWNGMIDRRPALIARCSGTADVVETVRFAREHELPLAVRGGGHNVAGTAVCDDGVVVDLSAMNGVFVDPDARRVRAQGGATLGDVDRETQLFGLATALGVVSETGIAGLTLNGGVGHLRRRYGLALDNLVSVELVTADGTVRTASETVNPDLFWAVRGGGGNFGVVTAFEYELHEVGPEVFGLFVWYRGDDASTALRTFRDYAADASRDGSVLPFYATVPELDEFPEDAWGESTVVFLGCYDGAIGDAEAEFEALRTVADPLVDFSGVMEYTELQSMLDEDFPDGLQYYWKASYVRELTDDVVDLVVRYGRESPSPLSTVDIWHLGGAISDVAPDETAFWHRGAPFMVTFEANWEDPETDDANVAWARNGLAELREMPVAAGAYGNFPGFGEDPARTLFGENYARLVDVKREYDPENLFRLNQNVVPDGATGAAR